A genomic segment from Curtobacterium sp. MCSS17_007 encodes:
- a CDS encoding response regulator transcription factor, with product MTTITHVALVDDHRLFREGLATILSAVPTIRVVAHGERPSDVLDSPEAAAIDVLLLDVELDGPPARTTIATVRRSHPRISVVVLTMHRDAVLRRALLDAGAVDFVTKDTPSRELVDRIVRATRTGAAPVTFPVDLVTDARAGSPLSDRELEVLRLVAAARSNAEIATELGLAVGTVKRHVYNVYRKLDVGTRVAAITAATRLGLLA from the coding sequence GTGACCACCATCACCCACGTCGCACTCGTCGACGACCACCGGCTCTTCCGCGAGGGGCTCGCGACGATCCTGTCCGCCGTGCCCACCATCCGGGTGGTCGCCCACGGTGAGCGCCCGTCGGACGTGCTCGACTCCCCCGAGGCGGCCGCGATCGACGTGCTCCTCCTCGACGTCGAGCTCGACGGGCCGCCGGCGCGCACCACCATCGCGACCGTTCGGCGCAGCCACCCGCGCATCAGCGTCGTCGTGCTCACGATGCACCGCGACGCCGTCCTCCGCCGGGCACTGCTCGACGCGGGAGCCGTCGACTTCGTCACCAAGGACACCCCCAGCCGCGAACTCGTCGACCGGATCGTCCGAGCGACCCGCACCGGCGCGGCCCCGGTGACGTTCCCGGTGGACCTCGTCACGGACGCACGCGCCGGGTCACCGCTCAGCGACCGGGAACTCGAGGTGCTCCGACTCGTGGCCGCAGCCCGGTCGAACGCCGAGATCGCCACCGAGCTCGGGCTGGCGGTCGGCACGGTGAAGCGCCACGTCTACAACGTCTACCGCAAGCTCGACGTCGGGACACGCGTCGCCGCCATCACCGCCGCCACCCGCCTCGGCCTGCTCGCCTGA
- a CDS encoding LLM class flavin-dependent oxidoreductase, with translation MSDATVHLSVLDLATREYGQSNTEALQGSIDMAVHAERLGYERIWVAEHHGMPGITSSAPAVLLSAVGAATSRIRIGSGGVMLPNHAPLVVAEQFGTLRALYGDRVDLGIGRAPGTDGATAMALRRTDRLDVDDFPQQLADLIGFFTGMDEGNPLSRIRAVPGYGDVPEFWLLGSSGYSAQVAGALGVSFAFAHHFASDNTEAALALYRDSFRPSRFRQTPNALIGVQVVTDEDPAVVEEQSAPGMISFIRMRQGAKPEPVSMDEARAYEFSDLERRFIAARTERQAYGSREQVATKLNELVASTGADGVIVAPGAAQARYRHQALDVVASLQAEGRLVPAGATV, from the coding sequence ATGAGCGACGCCACCGTGCACCTGTCCGTCCTCGACCTGGCCACCCGCGAGTACGGTCAGTCGAACACCGAGGCCCTGCAGGGGTCGATCGACATGGCGGTGCACGCCGAGCGGCTCGGCTACGAGCGGATCTGGGTCGCGGAGCACCACGGCATGCCGGGCATCACCTCGTCCGCGCCGGCGGTGCTGCTCAGCGCGGTCGGCGCTGCGACCTCGCGCATCCGCATCGGCTCCGGCGGCGTGATGCTGCCGAACCATGCGCCGCTCGTCGTCGCCGAGCAGTTCGGCACGCTGCGGGCGCTGTACGGGGACCGTGTCGACCTCGGCATCGGACGGGCACCCGGCACCGACGGCGCGACCGCGATGGCCCTGCGGCGCACGGACCGTCTCGACGTCGACGACTTCCCGCAGCAGCTCGCCGACCTGATCGGGTTCTTCACCGGGATGGACGAGGGGAACCCGCTCTCGCGCATCCGCGCCGTGCCCGGCTACGGCGACGTCCCGGAGTTCTGGCTGCTCGGGTCCTCGGGCTACAGCGCCCAGGTGGCGGGTGCGCTCGGGGTGTCGTTCGCCTTCGCGCACCACTTCGCGTCGGACAACACCGAGGCGGCGCTCGCGCTCTACCGGGACTCGTTCCGGCCGTCGAGGTTCCGGCAGACGCCGAACGCGCTGATCGGCGTGCAGGTCGTCACTGACGAGGACCCGGCGGTCGTCGAGGAGCAGAGCGCTCCCGGGATGATCTCGTTCATCCGGATGCGGCAGGGGGCGAAGCCCGAGCCGGTGTCGATGGACGAGGCCCGCGCGTACGAGTTCTCCGACCTCGAGCGTCGCTTCATCGCCGCGCGCACGGAGCGGCAGGCCTACGGGTCGCGTGAGCAGGTCGCGACGAAGCTCAACGAGCTGGTCGCGTCGACCGGGGCCGACGGCGTCATCGTCGCTCCGGGCGCTGCGCAGGCCCGCTACCGGCACCAGGCGCTCGACGTGGTGGCGTCGCTGCAGGCCGAGGGACGGCTCGTCCCGGCCGGCGCGACGGTCTAG
- a CDS encoding thymidine kinase, protein MAKLYFRYGAMNSGKSTGLLQAAYNYEERGQRVLLAKPSVDTKGDREIVSRLGVTREVDVVFAPHDDVRAAVADAGATDPASDRLDGMVRPVSCVLVDEAQFLTPKQVDDLLRVAVLDEVPVLAYGIRTDFRTEAFPGSARLLEVAHSLEELKTICRCGRKAVFNARKVDGRFVFDGSQVAIDGLDVTYESLCANCYLSESGGRLDGELAH, encoded by the coding sequence GTGGCGAAGCTCTACTTCCGGTACGGCGCGATGAACAGCGGCAAGAGCACCGGGCTCCTGCAGGCGGCGTACAACTACGAGGAACGCGGACAGCGCGTGCTCCTGGCCAAGCCGTCCGTGGACACCAAGGGCGACCGTGAGATCGTCTCCCGGCTCGGGGTGACCCGCGAGGTCGACGTCGTGTTCGCCCCGCACGACGACGTCCGTGCCGCGGTGGCCGACGCCGGTGCCACGGACCCGGCGTCCGACCGTCTCGACGGCATGGTGCGCCCGGTGAGCTGCGTGCTCGTCGACGAGGCGCAGTTCCTCACGCCGAAGCAGGTCGACGACCTGCTCCGGGTCGCGGTGCTCGACGAGGTCCCGGTGCTCGCGTACGGCATCCGCACCGACTTCCGGACCGAGGCGTTCCCCGGCAGCGCACGGCTCCTCGAGGTCGCGCACTCACTCGAGGAACTCAAGACCATCTGCCGGTGCGGACGCAAGGCGGTCTTCAACGCGCGCAAGGTCGACGGACGCTTCGTGTTCGACGGGTCGCAGGTCGCGATCGACGGCCTCGACGTCACCTACGAGTCGCTCTGCGCGAACTGCTACCTGAGCGAGTCCGGCGGACGCCTGGACGGCGAGCTCGCGCACTGA
- a CDS encoding response regulator, whose protein sequence is MTSTDPNRTTEGVPPLPQPGTRRVRLAILDDHEVLLDSLSSWIAVNAFDFDLALTAHTWLEMVHSENFPTDLVFLDFQLKEPVSIEARVRTCRAAGAKVIVLSSVDSRESRDRALAAGAAAFLSKSLPMREVMDVAREVMGVSRETPPQRDWRPLPTGANAHQRPKLSAGEEEALRLYVSGYSTNEVAAQMNVQYETAKTYLRRVREKYSKVGRPASKKSDLIRRAAEDGFLA, encoded by the coding sequence ATGACCAGCACTGACCCGAACCGGACCACGGAGGGCGTGCCCCCGCTCCCGCAGCCCGGAACACGACGCGTGCGGCTGGCGATCCTCGACGACCACGAAGTGCTGCTCGACAGCCTGTCGAGCTGGATCGCCGTGAACGCCTTCGACTTCGACCTCGCCCTCACCGCGCACACGTGGCTCGAGATGGTGCACAGCGAGAACTTCCCGACGGACCTCGTGTTCCTCGACTTCCAGCTCAAGGAGCCCGTGTCGATCGAGGCTCGCGTGCGGACCTGCCGGGCCGCCGGCGCGAAGGTCATCGTGCTCTCGAGCGTCGACAGTCGTGAGTCCCGCGACCGCGCCCTCGCAGCCGGCGCGGCGGCGTTCCTGTCGAAGTCCCTGCCCATGCGCGAGGTCATGGACGTGGCGCGCGAGGTCATGGGCGTCTCGCGCGAGACACCGCCGCAGCGCGACTGGCGACCGCTGCCGACGGGCGCGAACGCACACCAGCGTCCGAAGCTCAGCGCGGGCGAGGAAGAGGCGCTGCGCCTCTACGTGTCCGGCTACTCGACCAACGAGGTGGCCGCGCAGATGAACGTGCAGTACGAGACGGCGAAGACCTACCTGCGACGTGTCCGCGAGAAGTACAGCAAGGTCGGTCGCCCCGCGTCGAAGAAGTCGGACCTCATCCGCCGTGCCGCCGAGGACGGGTTCCTCGCGTAG
- a CDS encoding ATP-binding protein, translating to MLGIPTHLAPRVNAWSTVRAFHAAAVGSVVAAAVTLLLYRLAEPEVRVAGAVLALLPMLAMIGVHVQFGTWRSAVAFLLTGGVCAWWFTVVVQREVPAGWVTSYLLSLAVIPLVLVGGAGAVAGRVVLWSVGGFLVGRLATSVAVLQAGGPPRPLVLAWITLGFVVALVLFTSRNTARSERVQPELLRSAREEHVSAYRAGVEAEAAAILHDTVLNHLGAIALAPDGPMDAQLARTVEADVAMLTGKQWLAPQGSTAGSDPDGAVAAFDTMVDEHRAAGLDVVVTGDPAVLSRLDASAMTALLRAVGQCLANVRKHAGTDAAEVSVFDDGASCTVMVVDDGRGFDEQDTGADRMGLRGSVRERIGRVGGDVQVWSSPGSGTSVMMTVPYEPVRSPADDAGSYAVTGESDRGATR from the coding sequence GTGCTCGGTATCCCCACGCACCTCGCTCCGCGAGTGAACGCGTGGTCGACCGTGCGCGCCTTCCACGCGGCGGCGGTCGGCTCGGTCGTCGCCGCGGCCGTCACCCTGCTGCTCTACCGGCTCGCTGAGCCGGAGGTCCGTGTCGCCGGCGCGGTGCTCGCGCTGTTGCCGATGCTCGCCATGATCGGCGTGCACGTGCAGTTCGGCACCTGGCGGTCAGCGGTCGCGTTCCTGCTGACGGGCGGCGTGTGCGCCTGGTGGTTCACCGTGGTCGTGCAGCGCGAGGTGCCGGCCGGTTGGGTGACGAGCTACCTCCTCTCGCTCGCGGTGATCCCGCTCGTGCTCGTCGGCGGCGCCGGTGCGGTGGCCGGTCGCGTCGTGCTGTGGTCGGTCGGCGGGTTCCTGGTCGGGCGTCTGGCCACCTCCGTCGCGGTCCTGCAGGCCGGGGGGCCGCCACGGCCGCTCGTCCTGGCGTGGATCACCCTCGGGTTCGTGGTCGCCCTCGTGCTGTTCACCAGCCGCAACACGGCCCGGTCCGAGCGGGTCCAGCCCGAGCTGCTGCGCTCCGCGCGCGAGGAGCACGTCTCCGCCTACCGCGCCGGGGTCGAGGCCGAGGCGGCGGCGATCCTGCACGACACCGTGCTCAACCACCTCGGGGCCATCGCGTTGGCCCCCGACGGGCCGATGGACGCGCAGCTCGCCCGGACGGTCGAGGCCGACGTGGCGATGCTCACCGGCAAGCAGTGGCTCGCGCCGCAGGGGTCCACGGCCGGGTCCGACCCGGACGGTGCGGTCGCCGCGTTCGACACGATGGTCGACGAACACCGCGCGGCGGGGCTCGACGTCGTCGTCACCGGCGACCCGGCCGTCCTCTCGCGCCTCGACGCGTCCGCCATGACCGCGCTGCTCCGTGCCGTGGGGCAGTGCCTCGCGAACGTCCGGAAGCACGCGGGCACCGACGCGGCCGAGGTCAGCGTGTTCGACGACGGTGCATCGTGCACGGTGATGGTCGTGGACGACGGGCGCGGGTTCGACGAGCAGGACACGGGCGCCGACCGGATGGGTCTGCGCGGGTCGGTGCGCGAGCGCATCGGCCGCGTCGGTGGTGACGTCCAGGTCTGGTCCTCCCCGGGCTCGGGGACCAGCGTCATGATGACGGTCCCCTACGAGCCCGTCCGGAGCCCGGCCGACGACGCCGGGTCCTACGCCGTCACGGGGGAGTCCGACCGGGGGGCCACCCGGTGA
- a CDS encoding Rv2578c family radical SAM protein, translating to MRWSGQAIGAERADALPGLESNSGLVRSVTTPEFAGVTFHEVLARSALNRVPAADGSGTYGWTINPYRGCSHACVYCFARPTHTYLEFDGGADFDQQIVVKTNVADVLRRELRRPSWDRHPVALGTNTDPYQRAEGRYRLMPGVIRALAESGTPFSVLTKGTLLRRDLPLLVEAARSVPVDLAMSIAVYDDALQQQVEPGTPTTAARLATVRAIRDAGLECSVFLMPVLPFITDTRAHLDDAVGRAAAAGASSVMYSALHLRPGVKPWWFSWLQQTRPDLVARYRSMYLDDTYAPADYRRWLADRVRPILRAHGLAVGRVDPTTGSMGFSDRQADLVPECAPAVPPTPSRPGISNGRRVPASLDEQSRPASSPLKRADPDWDRRSAVVGAGASAGRGSPTLF from the coding sequence ATGCGGTGGAGCGGGCAGGCGATCGGTGCGGAGCGCGCGGACGCGCTCCCGGGACTCGAGTCGAACAGCGGACTCGTCCGCAGCGTGACCACGCCGGAGTTCGCCGGGGTGACCTTCCACGAGGTCCTGGCCAGGAGCGCCCTCAACCGGGTGCCCGCGGCGGACGGCAGTGGCACCTACGGGTGGACGATCAATCCCTACCGCGGGTGCAGCCACGCGTGCGTGTACTGCTTCGCGCGGCCGACGCACACGTACCTCGAGTTCGACGGTGGGGCCGACTTCGACCAGCAGATCGTCGTGAAGACGAACGTCGCCGACGTCCTGCGCCGCGAGCTGCGTCGCCCGAGTTGGGACCGTCACCCGGTGGCGCTCGGCACGAACACCGACCCGTACCAGCGCGCCGAGGGGCGGTACCGGCTGATGCCGGGCGTGATCCGCGCCCTGGCCGAGTCCGGCACGCCCTTCAGCGTCCTCACCAAGGGCACGTTGCTCCGACGTGACCTGCCGTTGTTGGTCGAGGCGGCACGGTCGGTGCCGGTCGACCTGGCGATGTCCATCGCGGTGTACGACGACGCGCTGCAGCAGCAGGTGGAGCCGGGTACGCCGACGACGGCCGCGCGTCTGGCGACGGTCCGGGCGATCCGCGACGCCGGCCTCGAGTGCTCCGTGTTCCTCATGCCCGTGCTGCCGTTCATCACCGACACGCGTGCGCACCTCGACGATGCGGTCGGGCGCGCTGCCGCGGCCGGGGCGTCGAGCGTCATGTACTCGGCGTTGCACCTGCGGCCCGGTGTGAAGCCGTGGTGGTTCTCGTGGTTGCAGCAGACGCGGCCCGACCTGGTCGCCCGGTACCGCTCGATGTACCTCGACGACACGTACGCACCGGCGGACTACCGACGCTGGCTGGCGGACCGCGTCCGGCCGATCCTGCGGGCGCACGGGCTCGCGGTCGGCCGGGTCGACCCGACCACCGGTTCGATGGGCTTCAGCGACCGGCAGGCCGACCTCGTCCCGGAGTGCGCACCAGCGGTCCCGCCGACGCCGTCGCGGCCGGGGATCTCCAACGGGCGCCGCGTGCCCGCGTCGCTCGACGAGCAGTCCCGACCGGCCAGTTCTCCGCTCAAGCGTGCCGACCCCGACTGGGACCGCCGGTCAGCGGTCGTCGGCGCCGGTGCCAGTGCCGGCAGGGGCAGCCCGACGCTGTTCTGA
- a CDS encoding malate:quinone oxidoreductase produces MAVKQVDPIDVVLVGGGIMSATLGAIIHRLEPTWKIRVYERLGSVAQESSNPWNNAGTGHSALCELNYTPEMPDGRVDIAKAVTVNEQFQVSRQFWAHLVETGALPQPSNFINPTPHISFVWGADNVEYMRKRYEALKDHPLFAGIEYSDDPAQIRRWAPALIPGRKKDQPIAATYSAAGSDVDFGSLTRQLFDELEIAGVEFEPSHQVQKISRSKVSEGWVLDVRNEVGRSTQRIAAKFVFVGAGGGALHLLQKSGIPEIRGYGGFPVSGEFLRTDDPEVVQKHAAKVYGKASVGAPPMSVPHLDTRIVDGKASLMFGPYAGFSPKFLKQGSLLDLFRSIRPHNLRPMLSVAFSNFDLVRYLVGQLLASKQTKFDALRDFMPAAEPENWHRITAGQRVQVIKPDPEKGGVLQFGTEVITSADGSIAGLLGASPGASTAVPIMLTMLQRCFPDRWDAWAPMVRTMVPTYGKDLGSDPRLADETLEHTAKVLGLHH; encoded by the coding sequence GTGGCAGTGAAGCAGGTGGATCCGATCGACGTCGTCCTGGTCGGGGGAGGGATCATGAGCGCCACCCTCGGCGCCATCATCCACCGCCTCGAACCCACCTGGAAGATCCGCGTGTACGAGCGGCTCGGGTCCGTCGCGCAGGAGTCCTCGAACCCGTGGAACAACGCCGGCACCGGCCACTCCGCGCTGTGCGAACTGAACTACACGCCCGAGATGCCCGACGGACGCGTCGACATCGCCAAGGCCGTCACGGTCAACGAGCAGTTCCAGGTCTCGCGGCAGTTCTGGGCGCACCTGGTCGAGACGGGCGCCCTGCCGCAGCCGTCGAACTTCATCAACCCGACCCCGCACATCTCGTTCGTCTGGGGTGCGGACAACGTCGAGTACATGCGGAAGCGCTACGAGGCGCTCAAGGACCACCCGCTGTTCGCCGGCATCGAGTACTCCGACGACCCGGCGCAGATCCGCCGGTGGGCACCCGCGCTCATCCCCGGGCGCAAGAAGGACCAGCCGATCGCGGCGACGTACTCGGCAGCCGGGTCCGACGTCGACTTCGGTTCGCTCACGCGGCAGCTGTTCGACGAACTCGAGATCGCCGGCGTGGAGTTCGAGCCGTCGCACCAGGTGCAGAAGATCTCGCGCTCGAAGGTCTCCGAGGGATGGGTCCTCGACGTCCGGAACGAGGTCGGCCGCTCGACGCAGCGCATCGCGGCGAAGTTCGTGTTCGTCGGCGCGGGCGGCGGGGCCCTGCACCTGCTGCAGAAGTCGGGCATCCCGGAGATCCGCGGGTACGGGGGCTTCCCGGTGTCGGGGGAGTTCCTCCGCACCGACGACCCCGAGGTCGTGCAGAAGCACGCGGCCAAGGTCTACGGCAAGGCGAGCGTCGGCGCCCCGCCGATGTCGGTCCCGCACCTCGACACCCGCATCGTCGACGGCAAGGCCTCGCTGATGTTCGGCCCGTACGCCGGGTTCAGCCCGAAGTTCCTCAAGCAGGGGTCGTTGCTCGACCTCTTCCGCTCGATCCGGCCGCACAACCTCCGGCCGATGTTGAGCGTGGCGTTCTCGAACTTCGACCTGGTCCGGTACCTCGTCGGACAGCTCCTCGCGTCGAAGCAGACCAAGTTCGATGCGCTGCGGGACTTCATGCCGGCGGCGGAGCCGGAGAACTGGCACCGCATCACCGCCGGGCAGCGCGTGCAGGTGATCAAGCCGGACCCGGAGAAGGGCGGCGTGCTGCAGTTCGGCACCGAGGTCATCACCTCTGCCGACGGCTCGATCGCGGGCCTGCTCGGCGCCAGCCCGGGGGCGTCCACCGCGGTGCCGATCATGCTCACGATGCTGCAGCGCTGCTTCCCGGACCGGTGGGACGCGTGGGCGCCGATGGTCCGCACGATGGTCCCGACCTACGGCAAGGACCTCGGGAGCGACCCCCGGCTCGCGGACGAGACGCTCGAGCACACCGCGAAGGTGCTGGGGCTGCACCACTGA
- a CDS encoding aspartate-semialdehyde dehydrogenase, with the protein MSTTVAVVGATGQVGAVMRRLLEDRAFPADRVRFFASARSAGTTLPFRGEEIVVEDSETADPSGIDIALFSAGATASRALAPRFAAAGAIVVDNSSAWRMDPDVPLVVSEVNPHAIDDAPKGIIANPNCTTMAIMPVLKVLDTEAGLRRLVATTYQAVSGSGLAGVEELLGQARAALEQDTAALTHDGSAVTFPEPVKYVRPIAFDVVPLAGSIVEDGLGETDEEKKLRNESRKILELPDLLVAGTCVRVPVFTGHSISVHAEFARPLSPERATEILASAPGVELSEVPTPLQAAGQDPSFVGRIRADQSAPEGHGLVLFVSNDNLRKGAALNAVQIAETILERRAVAA; encoded by the coding sequence ATGAGCACCACCGTCGCCGTCGTCGGCGCCACCGGCCAGGTCGGCGCCGTGATGCGCCGTCTCCTCGAGGACCGCGCGTTCCCGGCCGACCGGGTCCGGTTCTTCGCCAGCGCCCGGTCCGCCGGCACCACCCTGCCGTTCCGCGGCGAGGAGATCGTGGTCGAGGACTCCGAGACCGCCGACCCGTCGGGCATCGACATCGCGCTGTTCTCCGCCGGTGCGACCGCGTCGCGCGCACTGGCACCGCGCTTCGCCGCGGCCGGTGCGATCGTGGTGGACAACTCGAGCGCCTGGCGCATGGACCCCGACGTGCCGCTGGTCGTGAGCGAGGTCAACCCGCACGCGATCGACGACGCCCCGAAGGGCATCATCGCGAACCCGAACTGCACGACGATGGCGATCATGCCGGTCCTCAAGGTGCTCGACACCGAGGCCGGGCTGCGCCGTCTCGTCGCCACGACCTACCAGGCGGTCTCGGGCTCCGGGCTCGCCGGCGTCGAAGAGCTGCTCGGCCAGGCCCGAGCGGCGCTCGAGCAGGACACCGCGGCGCTCACGCACGACGGTTCGGCGGTGACGTTCCCGGAACCGGTGAAGTACGTCCGCCCGATCGCGTTCGACGTGGTGCCGCTCGCGGGCAGCATCGTCGAGGACGGCCTGGGGGAGACCGACGAGGAGAAGAAGCTCCGCAACGAGAGCCGCAAGATCCTCGAGCTGCCCGACCTGCTCGTCGCCGGCACCTGCGTGCGCGTCCCCGTCTTCACCGGGCACTCGATCTCGGTGCACGCCGAGTTCGCCCGTCCGCTGTCGCCGGAGCGCGCGACCGAGATCCTCGCATCCGCGCCGGGTGTCGAGCTCTCCGAGGTGCCGACGCCACTGCAGGCCGCGGGCCAGGACCCGTCCTTCGTCGGCCGCATCCGCGCCGACCAGTCCGCGCCCGAGGGGCACGGTCTGGTCCTGTTCGTGAGCAACGACAACCTGCGGAAGGGCGCCGCGCTCAACGCGGTGCAGATCGCCGAGACGATCCTCGAACGACGCGCGGTCGCGGCGTAG
- a CDS encoding aspartate kinase has product MALIVQKFGGSSVADAESIKRVAKRIVQTKKAGNDVVVAVSAMGDTTDELVDLAHSVTPIPAGRELDMLLTAGERISMALLAMAIKSLGVEASSYTGSQAGMLTDAQHGKARIVDVTPKRVREALDAGHVAIVAGFQGFNRTTGEITTLGRGGSDTTAVALAAALDADVCEIYTDVDGIFTADPRVVPKAKKVDRITSEEMLELAASGAKVLYIRAVEYARRHGVTLHVRSSFSNAEGTIVYNPAEGETVEEPIITGIAGDLSEGKITVVGVPDTPGKAAEIFTIVARAGANIDMIVQNVSEAVTGRTDISFTLPKDQGQGVLTALEVAKADIGYEGIQYDDQIGKLALVGAGMRTNAGVSAALFRALHEASINIEMISTSEIRISVVTRADTLNEAMRVVHKAFGLDADQEAVVYAGTGR; this is encoded by the coding sequence GTGGCCCTGATCGTGCAGAAGTTCGGTGGATCGTCCGTCGCGGACGCCGAGAGCATCAAGCGCGTGGCGAAGCGGATCGTCCAGACGAAGAAGGCCGGCAACGACGTGGTCGTGGCCGTCTCGGCGATGGGCGACACCACCGACGAACTCGTCGACCTCGCGCACTCCGTGACGCCGATCCCCGCAGGTCGTGAGCTCGACATGCTGCTCACCGCGGGGGAACGCATCTCGATGGCGCTGCTCGCGATGGCGATCAAGAGCCTCGGCGTCGAGGCGTCGTCGTACACGGGCAGCCAAGCCGGCATGCTGACCGACGCCCAGCACGGCAAGGCCCGCATCGTCGACGTCACCCCGAAGCGCGTGCGTGAGGCGCTCGACGCCGGACACGTCGCGATCGTCGCCGGCTTCCAGGGCTTCAACCGGACGACCGGCGAGATCACCACGCTCGGTCGCGGTGGGTCGGACACGACCGCCGTCGCCCTCGCCGCGGCCCTCGACGCCGACGTCTGCGAGATCTACACCGACGTCGACGGCATCTTCACCGCGGACCCCCGTGTGGTGCCCAAGGCGAAGAAGGTCGACCGGATCACGAGCGAGGAGATGCTCGAGCTCGCCGCGTCCGGCGCCAAGGTCCTGTACATCCGTGCCGTCGAGTACGCCCGTCGGCACGGCGTCACCCTGCACGTCCGCTCCTCGTTCAGCAACGCCGAGGGCACCATCGTCTACAACCCTGCAGAGGGGGAAACCGTGGAAGAACCGATCATCACCGGCATCGCCGGAGACCTCTCCGAGGGCAAGATCACCGTCGTCGGCGTGCCCGACACCCCGGGCAAGGCCGCCGAGATCTTCACGATCGTGGCGCGCGCCGGCGCGAACATCGACATGATCGTGCAGAACGTGTCCGAGGCCGTGACCGGTCGCACGGACATCTCCTTCACGCTGCCGAAGGACCAGGGTCAGGGCGTCCTGACCGCGCTCGAGGTCGCGAAGGCCGACATCGGGTACGAGGGCATCCAGTACGACGACCAGATCGGCAAGCTCGCCCTGGTCGGTGCCGGCATGCGCACGAACGCCGGTGTCTCCGCCGCGCTGTTCCGCGCGCTGCACGAGGCGTCGATCAACATCGAGATGATCTCCACCTCGGAGATCCGGATCTCGGTCGTCACCCGGGCCGACACCCTCAACGAGGCGATGCGCGTCGTGCACAAGGCCTTCGGGCTGGACGCCGACCAGGAAGCCGTCGTCTACGCGGGCACCGGGCGCTGA
- the recR gene encoding recombination mediator RecR, whose translation MYDGIVQDLIDEFGRLPGIGPKSAQRIAFHILQTESFDPARLSELLAEVKEKVRFCEVCGNVTENVRCSICRDPRRSPSVICVVEEAKDVAAIERTREFRGLYHVLGGAISPIDGVGPDDLRIQQLMTRLADGTVDEVIIATDPNLEGEATATYLSRLLVPMGIRTTRLASGLPVGGDLEYADEVTLGRAFEGRRVVGN comes from the coding sequence ATGTACGACGGCATCGTCCAGGACCTGATCGACGAGTTCGGTCGTCTGCCGGGCATCGGCCCCAAGTCGGCGCAGCGCATCGCGTTCCACATCCTGCAGACCGAGTCGTTCGACCCGGCACGGCTGTCCGAGCTCCTGGCCGAGGTCAAGGAGAAGGTCCGCTTCTGCGAGGTCTGCGGCAACGTCACCGAGAACGTGCGGTGCAGCATCTGCCGTGATCCCCGTCGGTCGCCGTCGGTGATCTGCGTCGTGGAGGAGGCGAAGGACGTCGCCGCCATCGAGCGCACGCGCGAGTTCCGCGGCCTCTACCACGTGCTCGGCGGTGCGATCAGCCCGATCGACGGCGTCGGCCCGGACGACCTGCGGATCCAGCAGCTCATGACGCGCCTGGCCGACGGCACCGTGGACGAGGTGATCATCGCGACCGACCCGAACCTCGAGGGCGAGGCGACCGCGACCTACCTCAGCCGTCTGCTCGTCCCGATGGGCATCCGCACCACGCGCCTCGCGTCCGGCTTGCCGGTCGGTGGCGACCTGGAGTACGCAGACGAGGTCACGCTCGGCCGGGCCTTCGAGGGCCGTCGCGTCGTCGGGAACTGA